The following are encoded in a window of Psychrobacter sp. P11F6 genomic DNA:
- a CDS encoding type II secretion system F family protein, whose product MAKAKTDMLLDFVYDGVNRRGQKVKGETTSRSLELAKATLRKQGISVKGIKKKPKPLYTFKKSIKPIDIAIFSRQMATMMKAGVPLTQSFEIVADSLDNPSMKDLVLQIKSDIEAGGTFASALRKHPRYFDDLFCSLIDSGEQSGALETMLERVATYKEKSELLKAKIKKAMKYPIAVIVVAIIVTIILLIKVVPVFSGLFESFGAELPAFTQMVVNMSEWMQAWWFILIIIIGGTIIGFSETKKRSKKFRDFLDRAVLKAPIFGNIAYQAIIARFARTLSTTFAAGVPLIDALDSTAGATNNVVFYNATQQIKNDVSTGQQLQFSIRSTNLFPSLAIQMVGIGEESGSLEEMLDKVAVYYENEVDNAVDGLTSLMEPLIMAVLGVLIGGLVIAMYLPIFQMGAVVG is encoded by the coding sequence ATGGCAAAAGCGAAGACCGACATGCTGTTAGACTTTGTCTATGATGGGGTGAATCGACGCGGACAAAAAGTAAAAGGGGAGACTACCAGCCGTAGTTTAGAGTTGGCAAAAGCGACTTTACGCAAACAAGGTATCAGTGTCAAAGGTATTAAGAAAAAACCGAAGCCGCTTTACACTTTCAAGAAATCCATCAAACCTATTGATATTGCTATTTTTTCTCGGCAAATGGCGACCATGATGAAAGCGGGCGTGCCATTGACCCAATCCTTTGAGATTGTTGCTGACTCACTTGACAATCCCAGTATGAAAGACTTGGTATTACAAATAAAATCGGACATTGAAGCGGGTGGGACTTTTGCTTCAGCATTACGCAAGCACCCACGTTATTTTGACGATCTGTTTTGTTCACTCATCGATTCTGGTGAGCAGTCAGGTGCACTGGAAACCATGCTTGAACGCGTTGCTACCTATAAAGAAAAAAGTGAATTACTTAAAGCCAAAATTAAGAAAGCAATGAAGTACCCTATCGCCGTTATCGTCGTTGCTATTATTGTGACTATCATCCTGCTAATTAAAGTAGTACCTGTATTTTCTGGTTTATTTGAATCTTTTGGTGCAGAGCTGCCTGCTTTTACCCAAATGGTTGTCAATATGTCTGAGTGGATGCAGGCGTGGTGGTTTATTTTAATTATCATTATCGGCGGTACTATCATTGGCTTTTCAGAGACGAAAAAACGCTCTAAGAAATTCCGTGACTTCTTAGACCGTGCGGTTTTAAAAGCACCAATATTTGGCAATATTGCCTATCAAGCTATTATTGCGCGTTTTGCTCGTACACTATCGACGACCTTTGCTGCGGGCGTGCCACTTATTGATGCCCTCGACTCTACAGCTGGTGCCACTAATAATGTTGTATTTTATAATGCCACGCAGCAAATCAAAAACGATGTTTCTACTGGTCAACAATTACAGTTTTCAATACGCTCGACCAACCTTTTCCCAAGTTTAGCCATTCAAATGGTCGGTATCGGTGAAGAATCCGGTAGTTTGGAAGAGATGTTAGATAAAGTTGCTGTCTATTATGAAAATGAAGTAGATAACGCTGTTGATGGATTGACCAGCTTGATGGAACCTTTGATTATGGCAGTCTTAGGCGTATTAATCGGTGGCTTGGTGATTGCCATGTATTTACCGATTTTCCAGATGGGCGCAGTAGTAGGCTAA
- the pilB gene encoding type IV-A pilus assembly ATPase PilB, translating to MSITTSKYGGLAHQLISEGIVSEANMKIAQTESQQQQVGLVPYLVDNKLADAYHLAQMLSQAFGDPLFDLDALHVDVIPKDLVDEKIVRKFNALPLFKRGQRLFVALSDPTRVDAIDAIAFNSRLSIETIVVEEDKLKKRIESLYADAMQNFDSFSDSDLNVGFDEGEEEEGETKLSDGVEEAPVVKFVNKMLVDAIRMGASDLHFEPYEKIYRVRFRVDGVMQKMANPPVQLAGKIAARLKVMSQMDISERRVPQDGRIKLKISKDKAIDFRVSCLPTLFGEKLVLRILDPSSAMLGIEALGYEPDQKDMFLEALHKPQGMLLITGPTGSGKTVSLYTGINILNTGATNISTAEDPVEINLEGINQVNVNPKVGLTFANALKSFLRQDPDIVMVGEIRDLETAEIAIKAAQTGHMVLSTLHTNSAPETLTRLRNMGVASFNIATSVNLVIAQRLARRLCKNCKKPINIPKQSLLELGFTDADLDNPDNIIHEPVGCNECREGYKGRVGIYEVMKVSPDISRIIMEDGNAIDIKDAALKNGFRDLRRSGILKVLQGVTSIQEMMRVTSE from the coding sequence ATGTCTATCACCACGAGCAAATATGGTGGTTTAGCGCATCAGCTAATCAGCGAAGGTATCGTCAGCGAAGCGAATATGAAAATCGCGCAGACCGAATCGCAACAGCAACAAGTAGGACTAGTGCCCTACCTAGTCGACAATAAATTGGCAGATGCTTATCATCTTGCACAGATGTTGTCACAAGCTTTTGGTGATCCTCTTTTCGATCTTGATGCTTTACATGTTGATGTCATTCCAAAAGACTTAGTAGATGAAAAAATCGTTCGTAAATTTAATGCGTTGCCACTATTCAAACGAGGACAGCGTTTATTCGTCGCGTTGAGTGATCCAACTCGTGTGGATGCAATTGACGCTATTGCTTTTAATTCACGGTTGTCTATTGAAACTATTGTCGTCGAAGAAGACAAGTTAAAAAAGCGTATTGAAAGTCTTTACGCTGATGCTATGCAAAATTTTGATAGCTTCTCTGATAGCGATTTAAATGTTGGCTTTGATGAAGGTGAAGAAGAGGAAGGCGAGACCAAGCTTAGTGATGGTGTCGAGGAAGCACCCGTTGTAAAATTTGTCAATAAAATGCTGGTTGATGCCATTCGTATGGGTGCCTCTGACTTGCACTTTGAACCCTACGAAAAAATCTATCGCGTTCGCTTTCGTGTCGATGGGGTGATGCAAAAAATGGCCAATCCACCCGTACAACTGGCTGGGAAAATCGCAGCCCGTTTAAAAGTCATGTCGCAGATGGATATTTCAGAGCGCCGTGTGCCACAAGATGGACGTATCAAGCTCAAGATATCTAAAGATAAAGCCATCGACTTTCGAGTAAGCTGTCTGCCTACCCTATTTGGCGAAAAACTTGTACTTCGTATTTTGGATCCTTCTTCAGCGATGTTGGGTATTGAAGCGCTCGGCTATGAACCTGATCAGAAAGATATGTTTTTAGAGGCACTGCATAAACCACAAGGAATGTTGCTTATCACGGGACCAACTGGTTCTGGTAAGACCGTGTCGCTTTATACTGGTATTAATATTTTAAATACTGGCGCGACCAACATATCCACTGCCGAGGATCCAGTGGAGATTAACTTGGAGGGGATCAATCAAGTCAACGTCAATCCAAAAGTGGGTCTAACTTTCGCAAATGCCCTCAAATCTTTTTTACGCCAAGATCCTGATATTGTCATGGTCGGTGAGATTCGTGACCTTGAAACTGCTGAAATTGCAATTAAAGCAGCACAAACAGGGCACATGGTGCTCTCAACCCTACATACCAACTCAGCACCTGAAACACTGACTCGGCTGCGTAACATGGGTGTGGCCTCCTTTAATATCGCGACTTCAGTGAACTTGGTCATTGCCCAGCGCCTAGCACGACGTTTGTGTAAAAACTGCAAAAAACCTATTAACATCCCTAAGCAAAGTCTGCTTGAGCTCGGCTTTACAGACGCCGATTTGGACAATCCAGACAATATCATTCACGAGCCAGTAGGCTGTAATGAATGCCGTGAAGGTTATAAAGGACGAGTCGGTATCTACGAAGTCATGAAGGTCAGCCCTGATATCTCACGCATCATTATGGAAGACGGTAACGCGATAGATATCAAAGACGCTGCACTTAAAAATGGCTTCCGAGACCTGCGTCGCTCTGGGATTTTAAAAGTCTTGCAAGGCGTAACCAGTATTCAAGAAATGATGCGCGTTACTTCCGAGTAA
- the tpiA gene encoding triose-phosphate isomerase, which translates to MQAWVIGNWKQNPATSHDVDLLLNNLLTTIDAKEQADTERSSSRCQLMVAPSCIHLAAVSTRLAGSSILSAAQDVSAHSASVGAYTGECSAQQIADAGATWTILGHSERRQYHSESHDTLLQKVTHALTQGLGVVFCIGETQAQYDDKQTLDVIDTQLSVIKEVITTQPDLISSLSDRLIIAYEPVWAIGTGKVPTVSEVSQTHQHIKQTITGFAESLKVMSVLYGGSVNADNADSFAADPMIDGALVGGASLKVESFLAIANAFSRAKD; encoded by the coding sequence ATGCAAGCTTGGGTAATTGGTAATTGGAAGCAAAATCCAGCAACGAGTCACGACGTCGATTTGTTGTTGAATAATTTGTTGACTACGATTGATGCTAAAGAGCAAGCCGACACAGAACGGTCAAGTAGTCGCTGTCAGTTGATGGTGGCACCAAGCTGTATTCATCTGGCAGCTGTCAGTACGCGTTTAGCCGGTAGTTCGATATTGAGTGCAGCGCAAGACGTCAGTGCGCATAGTGCCAGTGTTGGCGCTTATACGGGTGAATGCTCAGCACAGCAAATAGCAGACGCTGGGGCAACTTGGACAATACTAGGTCATTCTGAGCGTCGCCAGTATCATAGCGAGTCTCACGATACGTTATTGCAGAAAGTGACTCACGCACTCACCCAAGGTTTGGGCGTGGTATTTTGTATTGGTGAAACTCAGGCTCAATATGATGATAAGCAAACCCTTGACGTAATTGACACTCAGTTATCAGTCATAAAAGAAGTAATTACTACCCAACCAGATCTCATATCATCACTATCTGATCGACTGATCATTGCTTATGAGCCAGTGTGGGCGATTGGTACTGGCAAAGTCCCAACCGTGAGCGAAGTCAGTCAAACGCATCAGCATATTAAGCAAACCATCACAGGCTTTGCAGAATCACTAAAGGTAATGAGTGTGCTATATGGTGGTAGTGTCAATGCGGACAATGCTGATAGCTTTGCCGCAGATCCTATGATTGATGGGGCATTAGTTGGCGGCGCATCATTAAAGGTAGAGAGTTTTTTGGCAATTGCCAATGCCTTTAGTCGAGCTAAAGACTAG
- the secG gene encoding preprotein translocase subunit SecG, protein MFTFILALHIIVAIAMIGLILIQHGKGADAGASFGAGSSGTVFGAAGTANFLTRATAVLTVIFFITSMTLAVHARKQAEDQFRLDAPVSAPQTPRPLTQNPQ, encoded by the coding sequence ATGTTTACGTTTATATTAGCCCTGCATATTATCGTGGCGATTGCCATGATCGGCTTGATTTTGATACAGCATGGTAAAGGGGCAGACGCTGGAGCTTCTTTTGGCGCTGGCTCGTCAGGTACGGTCTTTGGTGCGGCAGGAACAGCGAACTTTTTAACGCGTGCGACAGCAGTATTAACAGTGATATTTTTTATCACCAGTATGACGCTAGCCGTTCACGCGCGCAAACAGGCTGAAGATCAGTTCCGTTTAGATGCACCTGTGTCAGCACCACAAACGCCCCGTCCATTGACACAGAATCCTCAATAA
- the rimP gene encoding ribosome maturation factor RimP, with protein sequence MKLSTKVTELTNIIAPAVAACDVALWGIEFAPQGNRSLLRIYIEALPEEQAQNKQVTIENCAAVNHQVSGILEVHDPIAGEFILEVSSPGFDRAFFSDEQMHAYVGQTVSLRLIQAIGEGDQKRRKATGILDSIDANVLNLTSSDGQQFEIALSNIDKANLIYEDA encoded by the coding sequence ATGAAGCTTTCAACCAAAGTTACAGAACTGACCAATATTATTGCTCCTGCCGTCGCGGCTTGCGATGTGGCATTATGGGGTATCGAGTTTGCACCGCAAGGTAATCGCTCTTTATTACGCATTTATATTGAGGCATTGCCAGAAGAGCAGGCCCAAAATAAACAAGTAACCATTGAAAACTGTGCAGCAGTGAACCATCAAGTGAGCGGTATTCTTGAGGTTCATGATCCGATTGCTGGTGAGTTTATCTTAGAAGTCTCTTCACCAGGTTTCGACCGTGCATTCTTTTCCGATGAGCAGATGCATGCCTATGTTGGTCAAACCGTCAGCTTGCGTTTAATACAAGCGATTGGTGAAGGTGATCAAAAACGTCGCAAAGCGACAGGTATTTTAGATAGTATCGATGCAAATGTCTTAAATCTGACATCAAGCGATGGTCAGCAGTTTGAGATTGCGCTGAGTAATATTGATAAAGCCAATTTGATTTATGAAGATGCCTAA
- the nusA gene encoding transcription termination factor NusA encodes MSREILTVVETVSNEKGLNPEDIFEAIEDALVVSTKKKVYTEQPEVAVRVAIDRTTGDYDTYRYWTVVADEDHEMPACQLAISDLDPEEWSIGDVKEEQIESIEFGRIAATQAKQVIIQKIREAERNLVADAFEPRVGEMMYGEVKKQTRDGYIIDLGDNAEGYLSRDQMLPREQLRAKSRINAILYHVNRENRGAQLLLSRTHPEMLSALMQKEVPEIAEQIIEIRNVARLPGTRAKIAVKTNDHRIDPVGACIGMRGTRIQAVQQELDGERIDVVVWSDDPAQFIISALEPADVSSIILDEDTQTADIIFSTNDQLARAIGSQGQNVRLASELTGYKLNMMLEEEYQQRQQNESKAFIELFYERLEVDKDLAQALVDIGFTSIEEVAYVPVETFYDIEGLDDEAIEMIQERAKEVVIADELVKQQNMKEPSQELQELEGMTVNWAYKMAQKDIITVDDLAEQAVFDLEDIEGLDSETAGKLIMKARESWFNE; translated from the coding sequence ATGAGTCGTGAAATCTTAACGGTAGTAGAAACTGTCAGTAATGAAAAGGGCTTAAATCCTGAAGATATCTTTGAAGCGATAGAAGATGCTTTGGTGGTATCGACTAAGAAAAAAGTATACACCGAACAGCCAGAAGTGGCAGTACGGGTTGCTATCGACCGTACAACGGGCGATTATGATACTTATCGTTACTGGACAGTGGTTGCAGATGAAGACCATGAAATGCCTGCTTGTCAGCTAGCCATCAGCGATCTTGATCCAGAAGAGTGGTCAATCGGCGATGTCAAAGAAGAACAGATTGAATCGATTGAGTTTGGTCGTATTGCTGCGACTCAAGCCAAACAAGTCATCATCCAAAAGATTCGTGAAGCTGAGCGTAATTTAGTAGCAGATGCTTTTGAGCCGCGTGTTGGCGAGATGATGTATGGTGAAGTCAAGAAGCAGACTCGTGATGGCTATATCATTGATCTAGGTGACAATGCCGAAGGCTATTTGTCACGTGATCAGATGCTGCCGCGTGAGCAATTACGTGCAAAATCACGTATCAATGCTATTTTGTATCATGTCAACCGTGAAAACCGCGGCGCTCAGTTGCTACTGTCTCGTACTCATCCTGAAATGCTTTCAGCATTGATGCAAAAAGAAGTACCTGAGATTGCCGAACAAATTATTGAAATCCGCAACGTCGCGCGCTTGCCGGGTACTCGTGCTAAAATAGCTGTGAAAACCAACGATCATCGTATCGATCCAGTTGGCGCTTGTATTGGTATGCGTGGTACACGTATCCAAGCCGTACAGCAGGAGCTTGATGGCGAACGCATTGATGTGGTGGTGTGGTCAGACGATCCAGCACAGTTCATTATCAGTGCTTTAGAGCCAGCTGACGTCAGTAGCATCATCTTGGATGAAGATACGCAAACGGCTGATATTATCTTTAGCACCAATGATCAGTTGGCGCGTGCGATCGGTTCACAAGGTCAAAACGTACGTTTGGCGTCTGAGCTAACGGGCTATAAGCTTAATATGATGCTAGAAGAAGAATATCAGCAGCGTCAACAAAATGAATCGAAAGCCTTTATCGAATTATTCTATGAACGTTTAGAAGTGGATAAAGACTTAGCACAAGCACTGGTCGATATTGGTTTTACCAGTATTGAAGAAGTGGCTTACGTACCAGTTGAAACCTTTTATGATATCGAAGGTTTAGACGATGAAGCGATTGAGATGATTCAAGAGCGTGCAAAAGAAGTCGTCATCGCTGATGAGCTGGTCAAACAACAGAACATGAAAGAGCCAAGTCAAGAGCTACAAGAGCTTGAAGGTATGACAGTCAATTGGGCCTATAAAATGGCACAAAAAGACATTATTACCGTTGATGATTTGGCAGAACAAGCAGTCTTCGATCTCGAAGATATCGAAGGTTTAGACTCTGAAACCGCAGGAAAACTCATCATGAAAGCTCGGGAATCTTGGTTCAATGAATAA
- the infB gene encoding translation initiation factor IF-2 codes for MADKTVKELADMVGKTASAVQQQLVDAGLPARAEGDLVTELEQEKLVTYLKQSHGQQEKRRISLKSKTTSTARVTGSSGKSKSVNVEVRKKKVFEKPDPEKMAEELAAREQAMIESQERAAKDAEERAATKKKSEERQAATLAAMRASLGSSKKSDDKNDDISTSVVVKKGGKTTVEVKPKDQPKKKVAATKPKVETAVERKAREMREKEEARLREIETETRRAQAEEAQKRTLEQMRKMAGKYTDQPASEVRKDEPLAEGLVGDALEESFEKERREIKRGTSSTSARGRGRRKNQDEREIKNRKNGLRSTQASQHKFEKPVEKIVYDVEISEQITVADLAQRMAVKAREVTKLLMKMGEMARESDTIDQATASLLVEEMGHNPVLVSDTKVEDDLQDAVDERSSNVQTRPPVVTIMGHVDHGKTSLLDKIRETKVATGEAGGITQHIGAYHVKTDRGVITFLDTPGHAAFSAMRSRGAQATDIVVLVVAADDGMMPQTAEAIDHARAAGTPIIVAINKMDKPSADPDRVLNELTAKEVVSEEWGGDTPMARISAKTGDGIDELLELISLQAELMELEAPLDGAAQGVVIESRLEKGRGPVVSVLVKKGTLKQGDLVLAGEHYGKVRAMTDEHGKRIQSAGPSIPVEILGLPETPAAGSEFLVLTDEKKAREVAEFRSNRERERQLERQNAMRLESMFDQMEQGDVSFLNIVLKTDVRGSLEALLSALNELSTDEVKVRVISSGVGPISESDVTLAESSEAVLLGFNVRADATARRKADAANMDIRYYSVIYGLIDDVKAAMSGMLAPEHREKILGVADVREVFRSSKFGAAAGCMVVEGTIYRNKPIRVLRDDQVIFTGQLQSLRRYKEDVNEVRTGMECGMAVRGYDVEAGDKIEVFEIQEFARTI; via the coding sequence ATGGCAGATAAGACCGTCAAAGAACTGGCAGATATGGTAGGCAAAACCGCAAGTGCTGTACAACAGCAATTGGTAGATGCTGGACTGCCTGCTCGTGCAGAAGGTGACCTAGTCACTGAGCTTGAGCAAGAGAAGTTGGTGACGTATTTAAAGCAAAGTCATGGTCAGCAAGAAAAGCGTCGTATTAGTCTTAAATCTAAGACAACTAGCACTGCGCGCGTGACCGGCTCTTCAGGTAAATCTAAGAGCGTCAATGTGGAAGTGCGTAAAAAGAAAGTATTTGAAAAGCCTGATCCAGAAAAAATGGCTGAAGAGTTGGCTGCGCGTGAGCAAGCGATGATTGAGTCGCAAGAACGTGCTGCTAAAGATGCTGAAGAGCGTGCTGCTACCAAGAAGAAATCTGAAGAACGTCAAGCTGCAACCTTGGCTGCAATGCGTGCAAGCTTAGGCTCTAGCAAAAAGTCAGATGATAAAAACGACGATATCTCAACCTCAGTGGTTGTGAAAAAAGGTGGCAAAACCACTGTCGAAGTCAAACCTAAAGACCAACCGAAGAAAAAAGTTGCAGCGACGAAACCGAAAGTTGAAACGGCGGTTGAGCGTAAAGCGCGCGAAATGCGTGAGAAAGAAGAAGCTCGTTTACGTGAAATCGAAACAGAAACACGCCGTGCTCAAGCTGAAGAAGCACAGAAACGTACGCTTGAACAAATGCGTAAAATGGCTGGAAAATATACAGATCAGCCTGCTTCTGAAGTTCGTAAAGATGAGCCACTCGCTGAAGGTTTGGTTGGTGATGCCTTAGAAGAATCATTTGAAAAAGAACGTCGTGAAATCAAGCGTGGCACCAGTAGTACTAGTGCTCGTGGCCGTGGTCGTCGTAAGAATCAAGATGAGCGTGAAATCAAAAACCGTAAAAACGGTTTGCGTTCAACGCAAGCATCACAGCATAAGTTCGAAAAACCTGTTGAAAAAATTGTTTACGATGTTGAGATTAGTGAACAAATTACAGTCGCAGATCTTGCTCAACGTATGGCAGTTAAAGCGCGCGAAGTCACCAAATTGCTTATGAAAATGGGTGAGATGGCTCGTGAGTCAGATACGATTGATCAAGCGACAGCAAGTTTGCTCGTTGAAGAGATGGGTCACAATCCAGTACTGGTTAGTGATACTAAGGTTGAAGACGATCTACAAGACGCCGTTGATGAGCGTAGCAGTAACGTTCAAACTCGTCCGCCAGTAGTCACGATCATGGGTCACGTCGATCACGGTAAGACATCATTACTGGATAAAATTCGTGAAACAAAAGTGGCAACTGGTGAAGCAGGTGGTATTACTCAGCATATCGGTGCTTATCACGTTAAAACCGATCGTGGTGTGATTACCTTCCTTGATACTCCAGGTCACGCGGCCTTTAGTGCTATGCGTTCACGCGGTGCACAGGCGACTGATATTGTTGTGTTAGTTGTTGCCGCTGATGATGGTATGATGCCGCAAACAGCAGAAGCTATTGATCATGCTCGTGCTGCTGGTACGCCAATTATCGTTGCAATTAATAAAATGGATAAGCCAAGCGCTGATCCAGATCGCGTTCTTAATGAATTGACTGCTAAAGAAGTTGTTTCAGAAGAGTGGGGCGGCGATACGCCAATGGCTCGCATCTCAGCCAAAACCGGTGATGGTATTGATGAGCTGTTAGAACTTATTAGCCTACAAGCTGAACTAATGGAGCTAGAAGCACCGTTAGATGGCGCTGCTCAAGGTGTGGTCATTGAATCAAGACTTGAAAAAGGGCGCGGTCCGGTTGTTAGTGTCTTAGTTAAAAAAGGCACATTAAAGCAAGGCGACTTGGTCTTGGCAGGCGAGCATTACGGTAAAGTTCGTGCGATGACTGATGAACATGGTAAGCGTATTCAATCAGCGGGTCCTTCTATCCCTGTAGAAATTTTAGGCCTACCTGAAACGCCAGCAGCTGGCAGCGAGTTCTTAGTCTTAACCGACGAGAAAAAAGCTCGTGAAGTGGCAGAGTTTAGAAGCAACCGTGAGCGTGAGCGTCAACTTGAACGTCAGAATGCCATGCGTTTAGAAAGCATGTTTGATCAGATGGAACAAGGTGATGTGTCATTCTTGAATATCGTATTGAAAACCGATGTTCGTGGTTCGCTTGAAGCACTGCTTTCAGCATTGAATGAGCTATCAACTGATGAAGTTAAAGTCAGAGTAATCAGCTCAGGTGTCGGTCCTATCTCTGAATCTGATGTGACACTTGCAGAATCTAGCGAAGCGGTATTGTTAGGTTTCAACGTTCGTGCTGATGCGACCGCACGTCGCAAAGCGGATGCCGCCAACATGGATATCCGTTATTACAGCGTTATCTATGGTTTGATTGATGATGTCAAAGCAGCTATGAGTGGTATGCTTGCGCCAGAACATCGTGAGAAAATCCTTGGTGTTGCAGACGTTCGTGAAGTATTCCGTTCTAGTAAGTTCGGTGCTGCTGCTGGTTGTATGGTGGTTGAAGGTACAATTTATCGCAACAAACCTATCCGCGTATTGCGTGATGACCAAGTTATCTTTACCGGTCAATTGCAATCATTGCGTCGCTATAAAGAAGACGTTAATGAAGTACGTACTGGTATGGAATGTGGTATGGCTGTTCGTGGCTATGATGTCGAAGCTGGCGATAAGATCGAAGTCTTTGAAATCCAAGAGTTTGCACGTACTATCTAA
- a CDS encoding ribosome-binding factor A — translation MNQRLQRLADQIQRELAVLIRDAVNDPRLTGFVTISSVKVSPDLGYADVYVTIMEPELNDSMNKTNHEESIKVLNKAAGFLRTELSHSLKTRTTPRLRFHYDEVTARGNYMMDLISKAVIKTEENESDEQENEE, via the coding sequence ATGAACCAACGTCTACAACGCTTAGCCGACCAAATTCAACGTGAGCTTGCTGTTCTCATCCGTGATGCAGTCAATGACCCTCGTTTAACTGGTTTTGTCACTATTTCTAGTGTCAAAGTTAGTCCTGACCTAGGGTATGCTGATGTCTATGTCACCATCATGGAGCCTGAGCTTAATGATTCCATGAATAAGACCAATCATGAAGAAAGCATCAAAGTACTTAATAAAGCGGCGGGCTTTTTGCGCACCGAATTAAGCCACAGCCTAAAAACACGTACCACACCACGCTTGCGTTTTCATTATGACGAAGTGACTGCTCGTGGTAATTACATGATGGATTTAATCAGTAAAGCAGTTATTAAGACTGAAGAAAATGAGTCAGACGAGCAAGAAAACGAAGAGTAG
- the truB gene encoding tRNA pseudouridine(55) synthase TruB has product MSIASTQADKKSSNHPNKIKVSGVILVDKPKGMTSQQVVSKVKYLFKSPNHDSKKAGHTGTLDPMATGLLPICMGEATKFSHYQLDADKSYQATILLGGQTDTGDADGQIVAQAPIPKFDDVLLDKVAQQFLGAQQQIPPMYSALKKDGKKLYEYARAGIEVERVPRDIVIKAIDLKALDHEKIQLTVTCTKGTYVRVLGEDIAKAMGTLGHLTALRRTQVGDFKINDAITLPDLEALAFDNRQEQLMPVDACINIEAEMVLTFEQCERIHMGQRLNVFEQLTDSLRDYISTSISHQSSVSENNDTQLDSDMVSSEDDQQPLIHEIPVDIRLINQQGQFLGLGAVSLNGRLQPKKLIQR; this is encoded by the coding sequence ATGTCTATCGCATCTACGCAAGCGGATAAAAAGTCTAGTAATCATCCTAACAAGATTAAAGTCTCGGGTGTTATTTTAGTTGATAAACCCAAAGGCATGACTTCTCAGCAAGTGGTGTCAAAGGTGAAGTATCTTTTTAAGTCGCCAAATCATGACAGTAAAAAAGCGGGGCATACAGGGACACTTGACCCAATGGCAACCGGTCTATTGCCGATTTGTATGGGTGAAGCGACGAAATTTAGCCATTATCAGCTAGATGCAGATAAATCTTATCAAGCAACTATTCTACTTGGTGGTCAAACTGATACTGGTGATGCCGATGGTCAAATCGTTGCACAAGCACCCATTCCAAAATTTGATGATGTACTTTTAGACAAAGTCGCCCAGCAGTTTTTAGGTGCTCAGCAGCAGATACCACCGATGTATTCTGCACTAAAAAAAGATGGCAAAAAACTCTATGAGTATGCTCGTGCGGGAATTGAGGTAGAACGAGTGCCTAGAGATATTGTAATCAAGGCCATTGATTTAAAAGCGCTTGATCATGAGAAAATTCAATTGACAGTGACCTGTACTAAAGGGACTTATGTGCGTGTACTCGGTGAAGACATCGCCAAAGCGATGGGTACATTAGGGCATTTGACTGCATTACGCCGTACGCAGGTTGGTGATTTTAAAATCAATGATGCGATTACTTTGCCAGACTTAGAAGCATTAGCGTTTGATAACAGGCAAGAGCAATTGATGCCGGTAGATGCTTGCATTAATATTGAAGCTGAGATGGTGTTGACGTTTGAGCAGTGTGAGCGTATACACATGGGTCAACGTTTGAACGTATTTGAGCAACTGACAGACAGTCTGCGCGACTATATTTCAACTAGTATCAGTCATCAGTCGTCTGTGTCAGAAAACAATGATACCCAACTAGATAGTGATATGGTTAGTAGTGAAGATGACCAACAACCCTTGATCCATGAGATTCCAGTTGATATTCGTTTAATAAATCAGCAAGGTCAGTTTCTTGGATTGGGTGCCGTAAGTCTCAACGGTAGATTGCAGCCTAAAAAATTAATCCAGCGTTAA